The genomic interval ACGCCGAAGTGGGCGAGCATGACGGCACAGGAGCGGCAGGGCGCCGCGTAGCTGCCGTGCAGCGGGTCGCCGTCCTCGCGGATGCGGCGGGCGGTGAGCCGGGCGTGCTTCAGGGCGCGGCGGGCCTCGCCGTTGGTGAGCGGCTTGCGCTGGGCGCGCTTGGAGCGCCCGGCCTCGGCGGCGGTGAGGTGCCGGGAGAGGAGTATGGCCTCGGGGCAGCGGCCGGTGAACCGTTCGCGCTGCGCGCTGGGGAGGGTGTCCAGGAAGTCCTGGACGAGGTGGTGCAGGACCGGCGGCTGGTCGCCCTTGCCGGCGGTGCAGGTGAGTGTCTCGCCCCGTACGGACAGGGCGGCGGCGACGGCGGGCAGGATGCCGTCGCGGCGCTGGCCGAGCCGGGGCGCGGGGCCCTTCTCGGTGCTGCTCCAGCTGAGTCGCGGGTCCCCGGTCGTGACGGTCTGTGCAGAGTGTGCGGTGTGCATGGTGCTGTGTCCCTCCCGTGCCCGCAGCGGCCGCTGCCTGGTGTGCACGCCCCCGTGTATGCGGGTGACAGCCTGCCAAATGTCGCGGGTCCTGTGAAAGCTGGGTCGGTGAAACGTGTCTGCGTGTCGCGGTCCGGTGGCGCTCCCGTCGCTCGTCCGTCACGCGGTTGTGACGGTTGGTGACGGTTGTGGCCATGGGATGGCGGGGCCGGTCCCCGTACGGGTGACACCGCTTAGGCTGTGCCTGGACCGCCTCCTGGGCAGGTCGGTCCTCATCAGCCAGACGCAGCAGGGGGCAACCGCCATGACGACAGGTCGGCTCGGGCAGCAAGCCGCGCCACCGAACGCGGCCTACGCCGGGCAGGTCGTGCACTTCCCGGACCCGGTCCGGGCGTCCCGTCACCCCAGAGGGGTGCGGATGGACGAGAACGGCTGTCCGGACTTCTCGCCGTACGCGCGCGCCGCCGCGGAGATCGCGGAGCCGCCGCAGGGCTTCGGCGTGGACGAGCTGCGGCTCACGGACTACGTGTCCGCGAACGCGGCGCTGGCCGAGGCCGGGCACGAGCTGTGGGACACGATCCCGCCGGTCGCGACGCCGCACGGCTGGACCTGGCACCACGTCCCGGGCGGCCGCCGGATGGAGCTGATCCCGGTCGAGGTGAAGGCGCTGCTGCGCCACCACGGCGGGCTCGCGTCCACGGAGGTCGACCAGGACAAGCGGGGCACCCGCCCGCTCCAGGAGACGCGCCCCGCGCACTTCCGGCTGCCCAAGGGCGCCGTGGCGGTGACGGAGCAGCAGATCCTGGGCGTCGAGGAGGACCTCGGCTACCGGCTGCCGGGTGCGTACCGCTCGTTCCTGAAGGCGGCCGGCGGTTCGGCCCCGGCCGGCACGGCGCTCGACGCGGAGCTGGGTCTCCTGATCGACCAGCCGTTCTTCACGGTGCGCGAGGAGGCCGCCGTGAACGACCTGGTGTACGTCAACAAGTGCCTGCGCGACCACCTGACGAAGGACTACCTCGGGGTCGCCTTCGTACAGGGTGGTCTGCTCGCGGTGAAGGTGCGCGGCGCCGCCCTGGGTTCCGTGTGGTTCTGCGCGTACGACGACGCCCGGGACCGTGACGGCTGGACGGTGCAGGAGCGGGTGGACCGGCTGCTGCTGCCGTGCGGCGAGGACTTCGACGCGTTCCTCCAGCGGCTGGCGGGCAATCCGCCGGAGCTGGAGACGGTGGCGAACCTGATGGTGGACGGCGGCTTCGCGCAGGCCGTCCCGGTGGAGGGGTGAGCGCGATGGTGACCTTCGCTCAGGCGCAGGAGCGCGCCGAGGAGTGGGTGAACGGCGACGTTCCGGCGTACCAGCACCGCGAGGTGCGCGTACGGGAATTCGAACTCGGATTCGTGGTGTGGGCCGAGGACCGCCAGGACGGACCGGTGTCCGACGGTGGCCGGCAGCGGCTGGTGATCGCGCGGGACAGCGGTGAGGCGACGCTGTGGCCCGGGCTGCCGGTCGGTGAGGTGATCCGGCGGTACGAGGAGGAGTACGGCTCGCAGGAGGAGGTGGAGCCGGCCGCTCCGGCGCCGCCCGAGCGGGTGGACCTGAATCAGACGTCGTTCCTGCTGAGCCCGCCCGAGTGGCTTCAGGAGGCGGCGGACAAGCTGGGCATCCCGGACCGGCGTGCGGAGCGGGACGACACCCCGCCGCCCGCCCCCGAGGCCCCGTCGTCGTTCCCGCCGCCCGCCCCGATCCCGTCGCCCTCGACGTCCTCGCAGGGCGGTTCGGTGGCGTACGAGCCGACCGCTTCGGACGGCGTACCGGCGTCCTCGCTCCAGCCGCCCGTCGGGGCCACGCCGTGGGCGGGCACCGATGTGAACGCGGACTCGGACGACGCGGAGGTGGCGCTTCCGGCGACGGTGTTCGCCCCGCCGCTGTCGGGCGCCGACGACGAGGAGGAGCTGCCTCCGGTCGTTCCGGCGGACGCGCCGACGGCGTTGATGTCGGGCGGCAGCGCGCTGCCGAAGACCGCGATCGCGCCGAGCCTGGGCGGCGAGCGCCCGCCGGTGGGGCCGCCGGTGCCGGGCCCGCCCGTGCCGGGGACCGCCGTGCCCGGTCCGCCGGTCCCGGGGCAGCACACGCCCCCGCCGGCCCAGCACACCCCGCCCCCGCCCCCGCTCAGCACACCCCGCCCCCGGGGCCGGGGACATCGCCGACGCCGCGACCAGCAAGGCGGCCATCCCGCCCCGCTCCCCGCGCGGGGCACGCCTCCGCCGCCGCCCGGTGCCCCCGGCACCCCGGGCGCCCGGCCGGGTGCGCCGGTGCCGCCG from Streptomyces drozdowiczii carries:
- a CDS encoding YwqJ-related putative deaminase translates to MHTAHSAQTVTTGDPRLSWSSTEKGPAPRLGQRRDGILPAVAAALSVRGETLTCTAGKGDQPPVLHHLVQDFLDTLPSAQRERFTGRCPEAILLSRHLTAAEAGRSKRAQRKPLTNGEARRALKHARLTARRIREDGDPLHGSYAAPCRSCAVMLAHFGVRPVDLTASGAATTAEKS
- a CDS encoding SMI1/KNR4 family protein encodes the protein MTTGRLGQQAAPPNAAYAGQVVHFPDPVRASRHPRGVRMDENGCPDFSPYARAAAEIAEPPQGFGVDELRLTDYVSANAALAEAGHELWDTIPPVATPHGWTWHHVPGGRRMELIPVEVKALLRHHGGLASTEVDQDKRGTRPLQETRPAHFRLPKGAVAVTEQQILGVEEDLGYRLPGAYRSFLKAAGGSAPAGTALDAELGLLIDQPFFTVREEAAVNDLVYVNKCLRDHLTKDYLGVAFVQGGLLAVKVRGAALGSVWFCAYDDARDRDGWTVQERVDRLLLPCGEDFDAFLQRLAGNPPELETVANLMVDGGFAQAVPVEG